Proteins from a genomic interval of Microbacterium abyssi:
- the murC gene encoding UDP-N-acetylmuramate--L-alanine ligase produces MIRPDLSLPIPESITAAHFIGIGGSGMSGLAKMFLDAGIRVSGSDRSDSDNLRALAAAGAIVHVGHDAAHLGDADTVVHTGAIWPENPEFVTAKERGLHVIHRSQALHWLIGGRRLVSVAGAHGKTTSTGMIVTALQALGADPNFVNGGVIEQLGASSASGAGDLFVVEADESDGTFLLYDTAIALITNVDPDHLDHYGSDDAFHDAFIRFADAARDAVVISSDDPGALRVKAGLSHGKVITFGRAADADVRLSEISTSGPVAATVTHAGRTAHMQLAVPGEHNAINAAGAVAVLLALGHGLEESVHAVEGFAGTVRRFELHGVERGVSVFDDYAHHPTEVKAALEAARGVVGAGRIIAIQQPHTYSRTQHMYREFADVLETYADHTVMLDVYGAREDPVPGVTGELVSGAFADQGHVHYVPDWQQAADYAASIAREGDFLITLGCGNVYLIIPQVLESLRQSAAPRPSAGD; encoded by the coding sequence ATGATCAGACCTGACCTCTCGCTCCCGATCCCGGAGTCCATCACCGCCGCCCACTTCATCGGAATCGGCGGCTCCGGCATGAGCGGACTGGCGAAGATGTTCCTGGACGCCGGCATCCGCGTGTCCGGTTCCGACCGCTCGGACAGTGACAATCTGCGCGCACTCGCGGCCGCGGGAGCGATCGTGCACGTCGGGCACGACGCGGCCCACCTCGGCGATGCCGACACAGTCGTGCACACCGGAGCGATCTGGCCCGAGAACCCGGAGTTCGTCACCGCCAAGGAGCGCGGTCTGCACGTCATCCATCGCTCGCAGGCGCTGCACTGGCTGATCGGAGGCCGCCGGCTCGTCTCGGTCGCCGGAGCCCACGGCAAGACCACATCGACCGGGATGATCGTCACCGCGCTGCAGGCGCTCGGTGCCGACCCGAACTTCGTCAACGGCGGCGTGATCGAGCAGCTCGGAGCCTCGAGCGCGTCGGGTGCCGGCGACCTGTTCGTCGTCGAAGCGGACGAATCGGACGGCACGTTCCTGCTCTACGACACCGCGATCGCGCTGATCACGAACGTCGACCCCGATCACCTCGACCACTACGGCTCCGATGACGCGTTCCACGACGCGTTCATCCGATTCGCGGATGCCGCGCGCGATGCCGTCGTGATCTCGAGCGACGACCCCGGAGCGCTCAGGGTCAAGGCCGGGCTGTCGCACGGGAAGGTCATCACCTTCGGCCGTGCAGCAGACGCCGACGTGCGTCTCAGCGAGATCTCGACCTCCGGGCCCGTCGCGGCGACCGTCACCCACGCGGGGCGAACCGCACACATGCAGCTGGCCGTGCCAGGAGAGCACAACGCGATCAACGCCGCCGGCGCCGTCGCCGTGCTGCTCGCGCTAGGGCACGGCCTCGAGGAGTCTGTGCACGCGGTCGAGGGGTTCGCCGGCACCGTGCGTCGCTTCGAGCTGCACGGCGTCGAGCGCGGCGTGAGCGTCTTCGACGACTACGCACACCATCCCACCGAAGTGAAGGCCGCTCTCGAGGCGGCGCGCGGCGTCGTCGGCGCCGGGCGCATCATCGCGATCCAGCAGCCGCACACCTATTCGCGCACGCAGCACATGTACCGCGAGTTCGCCGACGTGCTCGAGACCTACGCCGACCACACCGTCATGCTCGACGTGTACGGCGCGCGCGAGGACCCGGTTCCCGGCGTCACCGGTGAGCTCGTCAGCGGCGCTTTCGCCGATCAGGGCCACGTGCACTACGTCCCCGACTGGCAGCAGGCGGCCGACTATGCCGCGTCCATCGCGCGCGAGGGCGATTTTCTGATCACGCTCGGGTGCGGCAACGTGTATCTGATCATCCCGCAGGTGCTCGAGTCGCTGCGGCAGAGCGCGGCGCCGCGTCCGAGCGCCGGAGACTGA
- the mraY gene encoding phospho-N-acetylmuramoyl-pentapeptide-transferase, with translation MRSLLMAAAISLAFNLFLTPVFLRLFRRWGWGQVIRTPEDIANPSHEAKRGTPTMGGVIFIVGTIVGYFAGVIAGGSTPALSAILVLWLMVGFGAVGFIDDFMKVRSQRSLGLSGWRKVIGQLLVMVPFGIVALNFPNQYEQTPASGYISLFRDITWLNLFAFGVVIGWIVYLIWIAVIGIATSNSVNLTDGLDGLAAGAGVFVVSAYSLIAFWQFKQSCVGTGVEGDALDACYQVRDPFSLAIVAASFAAGLVGFLWWNAPKAKVFMGDVGSMAIGGVITAMAILTRTELLLFVIAGIFVLSSGSVILQRTYFKVTRGKRLFLMSPFHHHLEMRGWPEVTIVVRLWIIAGLLAVSAIGLFYVEWLTLI, from the coding sequence GTGAGATCACTCCTCATGGCGGCGGCGATATCGCTCGCCTTCAATCTCTTCCTGACTCCCGTCTTCCTCCGGCTGTTCCGCCGGTGGGGCTGGGGGCAGGTCATCCGCACCCCCGAGGACATCGCCAACCCGAGTCACGAGGCCAAGCGCGGCACGCCGACCATGGGCGGCGTCATCTTCATCGTCGGTACGATCGTCGGCTACTTCGCCGGCGTCATCGCCGGCGGCAGCACTCCAGCGCTGTCGGCCATCCTCGTGCTGTGGCTGATGGTGGGCTTCGGTGCGGTCGGATTCATCGACGACTTCATGAAGGTGCGTTCGCAGCGCAGTCTCGGGCTCTCCGGCTGGCGGAAGGTGATCGGCCAGCTCCTGGTGATGGTGCCGTTCGGCATCGTGGCGCTGAACTTCCCGAACCAGTACGAGCAGACACCCGCGAGCGGCTACATCTCGCTGTTCCGCGACATAACCTGGCTGAACCTGTTCGCCTTCGGGGTCGTGATCGGATGGATCGTCTACCTGATCTGGATAGCAGTGATCGGCATCGCGACGTCGAACAGCGTCAACCTCACGGACGGCCTTGACGGGCTTGCGGCGGGCGCCGGCGTCTTCGTCGTCAGCGCCTACAGCCTCATCGCGTTCTGGCAGTTCAAGCAGTCCTGCGTCGGAACCGGCGTCGAAGGAGACGCGCTCGATGCCTGCTACCAGGTGCGGGATCCGTTCAGCCTCGCGATCGTCGCGGCATCGTTCGCCGCCGGTCTCGTCGGGTTCCTGTGGTGGAACGCCCCCAAGGCCAAGGTGTTCATGGGCGATGTCGGCTCCATGGCGATCGGCGGCGTCATCACCGCCATGGCGATCCTCACCCGCACCGAACTGCTGCTTTTCGTGATCGCCGGCATCTTCGTGCTGTCTTCCGGCTCGGTGATCCTGCAGCGCACCTACTTCAAGGTCACGCGCGGAAAACGGCTGTTCCTGATGAGCCCGTTCCATCACCATCTCGAGATGCGGGGCTGGCCCGAGGTCACGATCGTCGTGCGCCTCTGGATCATCGCCGGCCTCCTCGCGGTTTCCGCGATCGGGCTGTTCTACGTCGAATGGCTCACCCTGATATGA
- a CDS encoding UDP-N-acetylglucosamine--N-acetylmuramyl-(pentapeptide) pyrophosphoryl-undecaprenol N-acetylglucosamine transferase, which produces MTSYLLAGGGTAGHVNPLLAVADGLRDREPGDDVLVLGTKEGLEARLVPERGYELLIVDKVPFPRRPNAQALAFPRRFGRAVTQVRRHIREHDVDVVVGFGGYASAPAYVAARREKVPFVVHEANARPGLANRLGAGSAAGIGVAFAGTPLKNSEVVGMPLRREIVDLDRAARRADAAEEFGLDAARPVLLVFGGSLGAQRLNEALADSWADVLAAGWQLLHVTGERSDLADPEVPGYAMRRYVNRMDLAFALADLIVSRAGSATVSEISALGIPAVYVPYAVGNGEQRLNAASAVAAGAAFLLEDGTFKGDTVRERIIPLLGDRDRIAAMAAAAENVGTRTGTENVIAMIDRALSAGR; this is translated from the coding sequence GTGACCTCGTACCTCCTCGCCGGCGGCGGCACCGCCGGCCATGTGAATCCGCTGCTCGCCGTCGCCGACGGACTCCGCGACCGGGAGCCCGGAGACGACGTGCTCGTCCTCGGCACGAAGGAGGGCCTCGAGGCGCGCCTGGTGCCGGAGCGCGGCTACGAACTGCTGATCGTCGACAAGGTGCCGTTCCCGCGGCGACCGAACGCGCAGGCGCTCGCGTTTCCGCGCAGGTTCGGGCGGGCCGTGACGCAGGTCCGCCGACACATCCGCGAGCACGATGTGGATGTGGTGGTGGGCTTCGGCGGCTACGCGTCCGCCCCGGCGTACGTCGCCGCCCGTCGCGAGAAGGTGCCCTTCGTGGTGCATGAGGCCAATGCGAGGCCAGGGCTCGCCAACCGGCTCGGCGCGGGCAGCGCCGCCGGGATCGGCGTCGCCTTCGCCGGAACGCCGCTGAAGAACAGCGAGGTCGTGGGCATGCCGCTGCGCCGCGAGATCGTCGATCTCGACCGCGCCGCGCGGCGCGCCGACGCCGCTGAGGAATTCGGGCTGGATGCTGCGCGCCCCGTGCTGCTCGTCTTCGGCGGGTCGCTCGGCGCCCAGCGGCTCAACGAGGCGCTGGCGGACTCCTGGGCGGACGTGCTCGCCGCCGGCTGGCAGCTGCTGCACGTCACGGGGGAGCGCAGCGACCTCGCCGACCCCGAGGTGCCCGGATACGCGATGCGCCGGTACGTCAACCGCATGGACCTCGCGTTCGCACTGGCCGACCTGATCGTCTCCCGTGCCGGTTCCGCGACTGTCAGCGAGATCAGTGCCCTCGGCATCCCCGCCGTATACGTGCCGTACGCGGTCGGCAACGGCGAGCAGCGTCTGAACGCCGCATCCGCGGTGGCGGCCGGCGCCGCCTTCCTGCTCGAGGACGGGACGTTCAAAGGCGACACGGTCCGCGAACGGATCATCCCCCTCCTGGGCGACCGGGACCGCATCGCGGCCATGGCCGCCGCGGCGGAGAACGTCGGCACCCGCACCGGCACCGAGAATGTCATCGCGATGATCGACCGCGCGCTCAGCGCGGGTCGCTGA
- a CDS encoding FtsQ-type POTRA domain-containing protein, producing the protein MRRPGPLPPTPEETEPVQAQTGRRRAVDEWRDPVELHGTDSEQAAAADDRPGEPESLDGLTARDVWRAARARRKRLRAEIRRFTQRSRRRRLIWLGALGALVLLVGGSVVAAYSPLFAVEKITVAGASSLDPATVEAALAGQIGTPLALVDESEIKAALVAFPLIETYALEARPPHDLTVRIVERTPVGVIESDAGYTLVDAAGVALSTTAEQPPGQPVLHVEGGIESDAFESVGLVVRSVPADVRDGLVEVTASTVDDVTLRLGSGLTVVWGSAEESVEKARTLVAAMAANPGANKIDVSSPDVVVAG; encoded by the coding sequence ATGCGTCGCCCTGGGCCGCTTCCACCGACGCCGGAGGAGACCGAGCCCGTACAGGCTCAGACAGGACGTCGCCGTGCGGTCGACGAGTGGCGCGACCCGGTCGAACTGCACGGCACCGACTCCGAGCAGGCTGCAGCGGCGGATGATCGCCCCGGTGAGCCGGAGAGCCTCGACGGCCTCACGGCGCGTGACGTGTGGCGCGCGGCCCGCGCCCGCCGCAAGCGCCTGCGTGCTGAGATCCGCCGGTTCACACAGCGATCGCGTCGTCGACGGCTGATCTGGCTCGGCGCGCTGGGCGCGCTCGTCCTCCTCGTCGGAGGGAGTGTGGTCGCCGCCTACAGCCCCCTGTTCGCCGTCGAGAAGATCACGGTGGCGGGTGCGTCGTCGCTCGACCCGGCGACGGTCGAGGCCGCGCTTGCGGGGCAGATCGGCACGCCGCTCGCGCTCGTCGACGAGAGCGAGATCAAGGCGGCCCTGGTGGCGTTCCCGCTGATCGAGACCTACGCGCTCGAGGCCAGGCCGCCCCACGATCTCACCGTGCGCATCGTCGAGCGCACCCCTGTCGGAGTCATCGAGTCGGACGCCGGATACACCCTGGTCGACGCGGCGGGAGTCGCTCTCTCGACGACGGCGGAGCAGCCCCCGGGTCAGCCGGTGCTGCACGTCGAGGGCGGCATCGAGTCGGATGCATTCGAGTCGGTCGGGCTCGTCGTCCGGTCAGTCCCCGCCGACGTACGGGACGGGCTGGTCGAGGTCACGGCGAGCACCGTGGACGATGTCACGCTGCGACTCGGGAGCGGACTGACCGTGGTGTGGGGGAGTGCGGAGGAGTCCGTCGAGAAGGCGCGCACTCTCGTCGCCGCCATGGCTGCGAATCCCGGCGCGAACAAGATCGACGTGTCCTCTCCCGACGTCGTCGTCGCCGGCTGA
- a CDS encoding peptidoglycan D,D-transpeptidase FtsI family protein — translation MTTRATRGPRRRTVVALAVILAVLAAFVVRLVDIQVVNASDHVADSLNVGQLGYTETLRGNRGSVVDENGTLLASSTKVYDAQLDPKVMKLLEENEDNPPKTPWNEAADKIAEVTGLDADDLRAGVAETLAADPESQYYPLKKGLSTADYLKLRDLGLSYVHQIPRETRVYPNGAVAGNVVGYLDSAGKAQAGIEQMQTECLAPENGERTYLRGTDGVIIPGSDRTVDAVDGGTVQLTINSDLQWYMQQMISEEAQKQGAKAGTAFIAEVETGKIRAAAEWPALDPNDLDASSPKDWGTRVFGRTFEPGSTFKAITASAILDSGAVNLNTTVSAAGREEFPNGAVINDAFVHGAYNYTLAGALIDSSNVALSKFGTMVEPQVRYDYMKKFGVGEKTIDFPREGQGVIHPVSEWDNQSIYTTTFGQYFTVTAPQLAGAYQAIANHGEKIDLSLVESCTLADGTVVTPEAPEHEQIVSESTADTVSRMLENVSVQGGLAEQVEVPGYRVATKTGTAQVPDGKGGYKSGVYYTSMVGFAPADDPKYVVVVTLDEPTKLTSSAATAPAFQKAMTQVLKTYRVSPSTEPMGELLPKFK, via the coding sequence ATGACGACTCGAGCCACGCGCGGACCTCGCCGAAGGACCGTCGTCGCCCTCGCGGTGATCCTCGCCGTCCTCGCCGCATTCGTCGTCCGGCTCGTCGACATCCAGGTCGTGAACGCGAGTGACCACGTCGCGGATTCGCTGAACGTCGGTCAGCTGGGCTACACCGAGACACTCCGAGGGAATCGCGGCTCGGTCGTTGACGAGAATGGCACCCTGCTCGCCTCGAGCACCAAGGTCTACGACGCGCAGCTGGACCCCAAGGTCATGAAGCTGCTGGAGGAGAACGAGGACAACCCGCCGAAGACGCCGTGGAATGAAGCCGCCGACAAGATCGCGGAGGTCACGGGGCTGGATGCCGACGACCTTCGCGCCGGCGTGGCCGAGACGCTCGCAGCGGATCCCGAATCGCAGTACTACCCGCTGAAGAAGGGGCTGAGCACTGCCGACTACCTGAAGCTGCGCGATCTGGGTCTGAGCTACGTCCATCAGATCCCGCGCGAGACGCGCGTGTACCCGAACGGCGCTGTCGCCGGAAACGTGGTCGGATACCTCGACAGCGCGGGCAAGGCCCAGGCCGGCATCGAGCAGATGCAGACCGAGTGCCTGGCGCCGGAGAACGGCGAGCGCACCTACCTGCGCGGAACGGACGGCGTGATCATCCCCGGCAGCGACCGCACGGTGGATGCCGTGGACGGCGGCACCGTGCAGCTCACGATCAACAGCGATCTGCAGTGGTACATGCAGCAGATGATCTCGGAAGAGGCGCAGAAGCAGGGCGCGAAGGCGGGCACCGCGTTCATCGCTGAGGTCGAGACGGGGAAGATTCGTGCAGCCGCGGAGTGGCCGGCCCTCGACCCCAATGATCTGGATGCCTCATCTCCCAAGGACTGGGGCACCCGCGTCTTCGGCCGCACGTTCGAGCCCGGCTCGACGTTCAAGGCGATCACCGCCTCCGCCATCTTGGACTCCGGGGCTGTGAACCTGAACACGACGGTGTCGGCCGCCGGGCGCGAGGAGTTCCCGAACGGCGCGGTCATCAACGACGCCTTCGTGCACGGCGCCTACAACTACACCCTCGCCGGCGCTCTCATCGACTCCTCCAACGTCGCGCTGTCGAAGTTCGGCACCATGGTCGAGCCCCAGGTGCGCTACGACTACATGAAGAAGTTCGGCGTGGGCGAGAAGACCATCGACTTCCCGCGTGAGGGCCAGGGCGTCATCCACCCGGTATCCGAGTGGGACAACCAGTCGATCTACACGACGACCTTCGGCCAGTACTTCACCGTCACCGCCCCCCAGCTCGCCGGCGCCTATCAGGCGATCGCGAACCACGGCGAGAAGATCGACCTGTCACTCGTCGAGTCGTGCACGCTAGCCGACGGCACCGTCGTCACGCCGGAGGCGCCGGAGCACGAGCAGATCGTCTCAGAGTCGACGGCGGACACCGTGTCGCGGATGCTGGAGAACGTCTCCGTCCAGGGTGGACTCGCCGAACAGGTCGAGGTTCCCGGGTACCGCGTGGCGACCAAGACCGGTACCGCGCAGGTGCCGGACGGCAAGGGCGGCTACAAGTCCGGCGTGTACTACACGAGCATGGTGGGCTTCGCTCCGGCGGACGATCCGAAGTACGTCGTCGTGGTCACCCTCGACGAGCCGACTAAACTGACTTCATCCGCAGCTACAGCGCCCGCCTTCCAGAAGGCGATGACTCAGGTGCTGAAGACCTACCGAGTCTCGCCGTCCACAGAGCCGATGGGCGAGCTGCTCCCGAAGTTCAAGTAG
- a CDS encoding UDP-N-acetylmuramoyl-tripeptide--D-alanyl-D-alanine ligase: protein MIALSLAEIATITGGDLHPADPDTADTVVHGVVDTDSRKMSAGGIFVAKPGAETDGHRFVGAAVENGAGLALVEHLVDDAVSQIVVADVVDALAALASAVVARVRAGGMLKIVGITGSNGKTTTKNFLARILEPAGETVAPIDSYNNEVGAPVTMLRVTENTRFLVSEFGAAAPGSIARLAGLVEPDLAVILMVGMAHAGGFGGIEETAKAKAELITASRPGGVAVLNIDDPRVAAMRETAERRGMTVMGFGQSAGADVRASDVHVEASGTRATITAGGESQPLRLKVLGAHHIGNALAAITAAGVLGVTLADAIARLESVEVAERWRMQPMGNDHVRIINDAYNASPDSMAAALRTLAQITGPDERTVAVLGAMSELGENAGEEHDRIGLLAVRLNIRRIVVVGAEARRLYLAAVGEGSWDSEAVHLPDQDAAFEYLRTELREGDRVLVKSSNSVGLRHLGDRLGELFS, encoded by the coding sequence ATGATCGCCCTGTCGCTCGCCGAGATCGCAACCATCACGGGCGGTGATCTGCACCCCGCCGACCCCGACACAGCAGACACCGTCGTGCACGGCGTGGTCGACACCGATTCGCGGAAGATGAGCGCCGGTGGCATCTTCGTCGCGAAGCCCGGTGCGGAGACCGACGGTCATCGGTTCGTCGGAGCAGCCGTCGAGAACGGCGCCGGCCTCGCCCTCGTCGAGCACCTGGTCGACGACGCCGTCTCGCAGATCGTCGTCGCCGACGTCGTGGATGCACTCGCCGCCCTCGCCTCCGCGGTCGTCGCGCGCGTGCGCGCCGGCGGGATGCTGAAGATCGTCGGCATCACCGGATCCAACGGCAAGACCACGACGAAGAACTTCCTCGCCCGCATCCTGGAACCCGCCGGAGAGACCGTCGCGCCGATCGACTCGTACAACAACGAGGTCGGTGCCCCGGTGACCATGCTGCGCGTCACCGAGAACACCCGGTTCCTGGTGAGCGAGTTCGGCGCCGCCGCGCCAGGGAGCATCGCCCGTCTCGCCGGACTCGTCGAGCCCGATCTCGCCGTGATCCTCATGGTCGGCATGGCGCACGCCGGCGGATTCGGCGGAATCGAGGAGACCGCGAAGGCGAAGGCGGAGCTCATCACGGCATCCCGCCCCGGCGGTGTCGCAGTGCTCAACATCGACGACCCCCGGGTGGCGGCCATGCGCGAGACGGCCGAGCGCCGCGGCATGACCGTCATGGGCTTCGGGCAGAGCGCCGGCGCCGACGTACGAGCATCCGACGTCCATGTCGAGGCTTCCGGGACGCGCGCGACGATCACCGCAGGCGGCGAGTCGCAGCCCTTGCGCCTGAAGGTGCTCGGCGCGCACCACATCGGTAACGCATTGGCGGCGATCACCGCGGCCGGTGTGCTCGGCGTCACGCTCGCCGATGCCATCGCACGGCTCGAGTCCGTCGAGGTCGCCGAGCGCTGGCGGATGCAGCCGATGGGCAACGACCATGTCCGCATCATCAACGACGCGTACAACGCCAGCCCCGATTCCATGGCTGCGGCCCTCCGCACGCTCGCGCAGATCACCGGTCCCGACGAGCGCACTGTCGCCGTCCTCGGCGCAATGAGCGAGCTGGGCGAGAACGCGGGGGAGGAGCACGATCGGATCGGTCTGCTCGCGGTCCGGCTCAACATCCGTCGTATCGTCGTTGTCGGCGCCGAGGCGCGACGCCTGTACCTCGCGGCCGTCGGCGAAGGCTCCTGGGACAGTGAGGCGGTGCATCTGCCCGATCAGGACGCCGCGTTCGAGTACCTCCGCACCGAACTCCGCGAGGGAGACCGAGTGCTTGTGAAATCATCCAACTCCGTGGGGCTGCGGCATCTCGGCGATCGTCTGGGAGAATTGTTCTCGTGA
- the murD gene encoding UDP-N-acetylmuramoyl-L-alanine--D-glutamate ligase yields the protein MTARLDGLTSWHADWKGLRVAVLGLSVTGFSAADTLTELGADVLVLSESASEEYERLVPVIGARLVLGSLDSAPDELLEFAPDVIVASPGFAPSHPLIRWTQDAGIALWGDVELAWRVRDKVVRADGTPADWVLITGTNGKTTTTQLTASLLVEGGLRAAPCGNIGIPVLDAVRDPAGFDVLVVELSSHQLWYIGRSQPAGQLVPHSSICLNLADDHLVWHGSASAYREAKSYVYRNTRIACVYNKADEATRAMVEDADVIEGARAIGFDLGVPGPSDLGVVDGILADRAFLDDRRNSALELTTIADLERVGLAAPHVVQNILAASALARALGTRPEAIRSALETFRLDEHRIQVIARHGGITWVDDSKATNPHAAASSLQAYPGAVWVVGGDLKGVDLSDLIADAGRTASAALVIGASRTEVVSAFARHAPEVQVYEVATGETEEVMTRVVELAAGIATDGGTVLLAPAAASFDQFAGYADRGRRFADAVRTWIDRGSTDDTGGSPVEP from the coding sequence ATGACCGCAAGACTGGATGGCCTCACCAGTTGGCACGCCGACTGGAAGGGCCTGCGGGTGGCCGTCCTCGGACTGTCCGTGACCGGGTTCTCCGCCGCCGACACGCTCACCGAGCTCGGCGCCGACGTCCTCGTCCTCTCCGAATCCGCCTCGGAGGAGTACGAGAGGCTCGTGCCCGTCATCGGCGCTCGTCTCGTGCTCGGCTCCCTAGACTCGGCGCCGGACGAGCTCCTCGAGTTCGCCCCGGACGTCATCGTCGCATCCCCGGGATTCGCGCCGTCGCACCCGCTCATCCGCTGGACGCAGGATGCCGGCATCGCGCTGTGGGGTGACGTCGAACTCGCCTGGCGCGTGCGCGACAAGGTCGTGCGCGCAGACGGCACGCCGGCGGACTGGGTGCTGATCACCGGCACGAACGGCAAGACCACCACGACGCAGCTCACCGCGAGCCTGCTCGTCGAGGGCGGGCTGCGAGCTGCGCCGTGCGGCAACATCGGCATCCCCGTGCTGGATGCGGTGCGCGATCCCGCCGGGTTCGACGTGCTCGTCGTCGAGCTCTCCAGCCATCAGCTCTGGTACATCGGCCGCAGCCAACCCGCCGGTCAGCTCGTGCCCCACTCGTCCATCTGCCTAAACCTCGCCGACGACCATCTCGTGTGGCACGGCAGTGCCAGCGCATATCGTGAGGCGAAATCGTATGTGTACCGCAACACGCGTATCGCCTGCGTCTACAACAAGGCCGACGAGGCGACGCGCGCGATGGTGGAGGATGCCGATGTCATCGAGGGCGCGCGTGCCATCGGGTTCGACCTCGGCGTCCCCGGTCCCAGCGACCTCGGCGTCGTCGACGGCATCCTCGCGGATCGCGCCTTCCTCGACGACCGCCGCAACAGCGCACTCGAACTGACGACGATCGCCGACCTCGAACGGGTCGGGCTCGCCGCGCCTCACGTCGTGCAGAACATCCTCGCCGCCAGCGCGCTGGCGCGTGCCCTCGGCACGCGGCCGGAGGCGATCCGGAGCGCGTTGGAGACCTTCCGTCTCGATGAGCACCGGATCCAGGTCATCGCACGGCACGGCGGCATCACCTGGGTCGATGATTCCAAGGCCACCAACCCGCACGCCGCAGCCTCCTCCCTGCAGGCCTACCCGGGCGCCGTATGGGTCGTCGGCGGCGACCTGAAGGGCGTCGATCTGTCGGATCTGATCGCGGATGCCGGGCGCACGGCCAGCGCTGCACTGGTGATCGGCGCCTCCCGCACCGAAGTCGTCTCGGCATTCGCACGACACGCGCCCGAGGTGCAGGTGTATGAGGTCGCCACTGGCGAGACTGAAGAGGTCATGACTCGCGTGGTGGAACTCGCCGCGGGAATCGCCACCGACGGGGGCACGGTTCTGCTGGCTCCTGCAGCGGCATCCTTCGATCAGTTCGCCGGCTACGCGGATCGGGGCCGCCGTTTCGCCGACGCGGTGCGCACATGGATCGACAGGGGGAGCACCGATGACACAGGTGGCTCGCCCGTCGAACCCTGA
- the ftsW gene encoding putative lipid II flippase FtsW, protein MTQVARPSNPESRGLAARVSLGRIFTPPSNEFMLIASTAVLLTVFGLIMVISATSATESGVMDTALKQGMFAAVGLPLMFLASRLPISFLKKLAWPALVGATAMQLLVFTPLGIDDAGNRNWIRVAGFTMQPSEFLKLALALWIAYVLLRKRTRLAIWHHVFIPVIPVSLLAIGTVIAGNDLGTAMVLVLILLGCLFFSGVKLRLFILPVLLGVVGVIALAVVSPDRMRRITAVCSDMSNYEHDCYQSIHAVWGMANGGIFGLGLGNSQEKYGWLPAAANDFIFAIVGEELGLIGCVVVLALFTFFAVGAFHVMRKTDDPFIRVATGGITVWILGQALINIGVVIGIFPVMGVPLPFMSQGGTALLSVLLACGVLLAFARTIPQAERGKVAR, encoded by the coding sequence ATGACACAGGTGGCTCGCCCGTCGAACCCTGAGTCCAGGGGACTCGCCGCCCGCGTCTCGCTGGGACGCATCTTCACACCGCCCTCGAACGAGTTCATGCTCATCGCATCCACTGCGGTGCTGCTGACGGTGTTCGGTCTGATCATGGTCATCTCCGCGACCAGCGCGACCGAGTCCGGTGTCATGGACACGGCGCTCAAGCAGGGCATGTTCGCTGCTGTCGGCCTGCCGCTGATGTTCCTGGCCAGCCGCCTCCCGATCTCCTTCCTGAAGAAGCTGGCGTGGCCGGCGCTCGTCGGTGCGACTGCCATGCAGCTGCTCGTGTTCACCCCGCTCGGCATCGATGACGCCGGAAACCGGAACTGGATCAGGGTCGCCGGGTTCACGATGCAGCCGTCCGAGTTCCTCAAACTCGCGCTGGCGCTGTGGATCGCCTACGTGCTGCTGCGCAAGCGCACCCGGCTCGCCATCTGGCACCACGTGTTCATTCCGGTGATCCCGGTGTCGCTGCTCGCGATCGGCACGGTCATCGCGGGAAACGACCTCGGCACCGCGATGGTGCTCGTGCTGATCCTGCTCGGCTGCCTGTTCTTCTCCGGCGTGAAGCTGCGGCTGTTCATCCTGCCGGTACTGCTGGGCGTGGTGGGCGTCATCGCCCTCGCCGTCGTGAGTCCCGACCGGATGCGGCGCATCACGGCGGTCTGCTCCGACATGAGCAATTACGAGCACGACTGCTACCAGTCCATCCACGCCGTCTGGGGCATGGCCAACGGCGGCATCTTCGGACTGGGCCTCGGCAACTCGCAGGAGAAGTACGGCTGGCTTCCCGCGGCGGCGAACGACTTCATCTTCGCGATCGTGGGGGAGGAGCTCGGCCTCATCGGATGCGTCGTCGTGCTCGCCCTGTTCACGTTCTTCGCCGTGGGCGCGTTCCACGTCATGCGCAAGACCGACGACCCGTTCATCCGCGTCGCCACGGGCGGCATCACCGTGTGGATCCTCGGCCAGGCGCTCATCAACATCGGCGTCGTGATCGGAATCTTCCCCGTCATGGGCGTCCCGCTGCCGTTCATGTCGCAGGGCGGTACGGCCCTGCTGTCGGTGCTGCTCGCGTGCGGAGTCCTGCTGGCCTTCGCGCGCACGATTCCTCAAGCGGAGCGGGGTAAGGTCGCGAGGTGA